The DNA region GTGCCGGCTCAACAGGGCACGGGCGCGCGGCAGATCGGCGCTGCCGTCGCCCTCCGGGCCGACCCCGCCGAGCAGGCCGAGCGCCCCGTCGAAGCAGTCCAGGGCCTCGGCGTAGCGCCACTGCCGCAGCCGCAGCAGTCCGAGCGACTCGACGGCGGTGGCCTGGCCGCGCAGGTGCCCGTCCTTCTCCTCGGCCTCCGCCGCCAGCAACAGGTGCCGCTCGGCCTCCCGGTACTCCTGCAACTCGACGAGGGCGAGGGCGAGTTGGCCGTGCATCCGGCCGGCCACCCGCGGGGCCGTCCCGGCTGCGGTGGCGGCCCGGGCACCGGCCCGCAGGGCGGGCAGCAGTTCGTCGTGCCGGCCGGCCTTGAGCTGGACGGCCCAGAGCGCCTCGACCAGTTGGCAGACCAGCTCCGGCGCGGCGAACTCCTCGGCGGTACGGACGGCTTCGACCAGGTTGGGCAGTTCCGCGCCGAGCGCGGCGAGCGCCTGCGCCTCGTCCGGGTGGCCGTTCGGGCCGAGCACGGCGTACAGCGGGCCGAGGTGCCAACGCTGCGGCAGCGCGGTGTAGTCGGCGGCGACGGCGAGGCGCAGCAGCGTCTCGACGGTACGGGTGACGGCGGCGGCGCACGCGGCGAGCCCGTCCTCGCGGACGGCCAGGGCCTCGGCGTGCCGGCGGACCACCGGGCGGTAGTGGTACCGGCCGTCGACCGCGGTCTCCAGCAGGCCGGCGTCGGCGAGTTCGGTGAGCGCGGCGGCCGCGTCCGGCTCGGCGAGCCCGGTGGCGGCCGCGGCGACCCGCGCGGTCAGCCCGGGCCAGGGGCGCAGCGAGCAGCGGCGGTAGGCGAGGGCGGCGTCCGGCGGGAGTCGTCGGTAGCGGTCCTCGGCGGCGGCCTCGGCCGGATCGGCCGGTCGCCCGACGCCCCCGGGTCCCGCGAGCGCGGCTCCGGGTCCCGCGAGCGCGGCCTCGGCGAGGCCGGGGGCGGCGGTACGCAGGGCGAACGGGTAGCCGGCGCAGCGTTCCAGGACGCCGGGCAGGGCGGCCCGGGCGGCGGTGACGGCGTGCTTCCCCGCGACCTCGGTGAGCAGCCGGCGGGCGTCCTTGTCGGCGAGCGGGCCGACCGGGATGTTCACGGCGTCCAGTCCGGCCAGCGGGCGGCGGGCGGTGATCACCGTGAAAACCCCGGCGGCGGAGGTGAGCAACGGCCGGAGCTGGGCGGCGGAGTGGGCGTGGTCGAGGACGACCAGCAGGCGGCGGGTCGCCAGCAGCGCGCCGAACAGGTCGGCGCGGTCCTCGACGGTGGCGGGCACGTGCTCGGCGGGCACGCCGAGGCGGTGCAGGAAGCGGCGCAGCACCGTCGCCGGATCGGCGGCGTCCTGCGGCCCGGCGGCGCGTAGGTCCGCGTAGAGCTGACCGTCCGGGAAACGGGCGGCCTCGCGGCTGCCCCAGTGGATCGCGACCGCGCTGGTGCCGATGCCGTCCGGTCCGTGCAGCAGGGCCTGCCGGGGACGGCCGTCCGGTTTGCGGCCGCCCTCCTTGTCGAGCGCGGCGAGCGGGCCCTTGCGATCGGTGAAGTAACGGGTGGAGGCGGGCAGCAGGCGCGGCACCGCGTCCGCCCCGCCGGGGTCGCCCGGGTGGCCGGACGAGTTGCCGAACGGGAGGCCGGAGGGGACTCCGCTCATCCAGGCGGCCAACGCCCGGGCCTGCGCCGGGTCGTTGCGGGCCCCCTCCACCAGCAGCCGGGCGACGGCCTCGCGCTCAGTGGCCCCGGCGGGTGCCAGGATCTGCCGCCCGGTCGCCCGCTGCACCAGCCCGCCGAACGCCTCCCAGGCCCACTTGCCGGCCTCCCCGGCCATCGACGAACTGACCGCCCCCAACACACCCGAGACCGCCGAGATCGACAGCGGATCGACCATGCCCCACCCCCAGCACCACGCGCGGCAGGCTCCGCCCTCCGCCAACGTCTCCTGACCCGCCCAACGGTAGCGTCTCGGATCAGCTGTGCGGGTCCGGTGCGAACGGTTGGCTCCGCTCAGCCCGCCTGGCCGGCCACGGGACGGTGGCGCACCCCCCGAACGGCGCGGGCGAAGGGCTGCCCTGCCATCGCGGCCACGGGAGCCGCACCGCCGTCACCGTCACCGTGGCCGCGTCCCGGCAGGTCGTTCGCGATCACGGCGGCCTCGGTCAGCAGGCCACGCCCCTCCGTGGCCCGGTAGAAGATCCGGGTGCCCTCCCGACGGGCCACCACCAGGCCGGCCGCCCGAAACTTCGCGAGGTGCTGCGAGGTCGCGGCCCCATGCGCCCCCAGCAGCTCGGCCAGCTCGCTGACCGGCAGCTCCCCGCCGGCTCAGCGCCCACAGCAACCGGTACCGCGACGGGGGTCCGCCACCGCCTTCAACACCGCCGCCGCCCGCTCCGCCGCCTCGGTGTCCCAGGCCTCTTCCTCAGCACCACCCGTAGACCGATCGTACCGACGGTCCCCCGGCCCGCCCCGCGCCGGAAAATCCCCACGCCAACCGGTCCGACCGGGCACACGACGGCCCGGCCGCGGCTACCCACCACGGCACCACTCCAAGTGCCCCACCAACACGGTCAGAAGGCCAGAGACACCCACCCGGAACCAGGCACCGAGCCCCACACAGGAAGTCGGCCGACTTCCCACGCCGACCAAGCCCCGCCCAGGCACACGACGGTGGGCCGACCGACGCCCGCATCCTGGGGCCAGCAGGCGGGCAGCCCCGAGGGCCACCACCGGCAGGACGGGCACGGCCGCCCAACGGGCACGCGCCGGGCCGGAGCCGGGCCCGCACAGGAAGTCGGACCGGCCGCCAGCACCCGGCCCCCGGCGATCACCCCGACGTGGTCGCACAACTGCTCCAGCAGGGCCATCACATGACTGGAGAACACCACCGACCCACCGGAGGCGACGAAACGCCGCAGGATGTTCCGGATCGTCGCCGCCGACACCGGGTCGACGGCCTCGAAGGGCTCGTCCAGTACCAGCAGCCGGGGCGCGTGCAGCAGCGCCGTCGCCAGGCCGATCTTCTTGCGCATCCCGGTGGAGTAGTCGATCCCCGCCTCCCTGGCCGGGAGGCGGGGCACGACCGGGTCACTCTCGGCCGCTCAGCACTGAACGGCAGCGCTGCCGTAGTTCTCCTCCAGGTTCAGGTTGAGAGGTTCCTCGACCGGGTGGCCGTCCCGCCGGACGGCCACCCGGTACGCGCCCTGGAGGTTTCTCGGGATGGCCACGGTGTAGACGGTGTGGAGCACGCCGTCTACCAGAATCGAGTACCCCTCCCGAACCGGGAAGTCCCGCCCCTGACACGAGAGGCGATCGACCGTCTCACCGTTGGCCATCAACATCACCGACCAGTTGCCCTCGAACAGGCTGGCGCCGATGAAGGTACCGACGCCTGGAGTCGGCCGCTTGGCGATGTCCGCGAGCGGGACACAGCCTCGGGCCACCACATCCGAAGCCGTACAGATGTCACCGGTCTTCTCCGCCCGCCAGAGCAGCTCCGGCCCGTAGCCGTTGCTGAACCGGAGCAGCGTGAACCGGTCACCCGCCGGCGCCGTCCCTTTCTCCTTGGCCGTCCGCAGGATCAGCTGCTTGGTGTTCTCCGGAAACGTCGGCTCAGCGCTGGGTGCGGCAGTGGATTCGCGGGCCGACGCAACACCGCTGGAAGCGCGCACCGGGCCTTCCACGGATCCACTCCCGCCGGACGACCCGGTGCACGCACAGGCGCCGAACATCAGGCATTACGAGAACAGCACGAAGCTTCCCTGGTAAGCCCGCCACACCGTTCACTCCATCCTCCTTTCGACCGACTACCGGTGCCCGAACCGCTCGGCACCACCAGATCCACCGCGTCCACGGCGGTGTGCTCCGGCGGTCAGGCGCGGCGGCGGCGGTCGCCCGCGAGCCGGCGGTCCCGGCGGCTGCGACGTATGGAGGCGGCGTAGGTGAGCAGCGACACGGCGATGATGCCGATGCTGAGATAGAGGAAGGCCGAGTCGAGGTTGGGCAGTTGGGTGAGTGCGACGGCGATGCCGGCCAGCACCACCAGGACGCCCAGGCCCTTGAACACGTTCATTGCTGTACCCGGCTCACTTCCACGCGGAGACGCGCGTCATGTACGACTTCACCACGGAGGACACCAGCCAGTACGTCCGGACCACCGTGTAGACCAGCTCCGGCAGCAGCACGGCCTCGACGACCATCGCCTTCCAGCCGAGCTTGCGGACCCGCAGCGCCGGGTAGACGACCCAGAAGCCGATCAGGGCCCAGAACAGCGGGGCGTGCGCCATCCCGTAGCGGGCGGCGGTGACCAGCGTGCGCGAGCCCCAGCCGAGGATGTACGCGGAGCCGAGCAGCGCCAGGATCAGGGTGCTGATGGAGTGCCAGGTGAACTTGGTCCAGCCGCGGGCGCGCAGGGTGTCGACCGTGCCGCGGCTCCACCGCTCGCGCTGCTGGATCAGCTCGCGCAGCGTGGGCATGAGGTCGGTGTAGGCGATGCAGAGCTCGTTGGCGGTGACCTTCCAGCCGGACTCCTTGAGCGCCAGCGTGGTTTCGTAGTCCTCGACTAGGTTGCGGTGGTCCTCCCAGAAGACCTCTCCCCGCCAGTCGATCAGGCTCTGCAGCGCCTCGGCCCGGTAGAAGGAGCCGGCGCCTGACATGGTGTGCACGTCGGTGCGGTAGCGGGCGCTGGCCGCACGGCCGTACTCGATGATCTGCATGCCCAGCAGGTAGCGCTGCCAGGGGTTGCTCCACAGACCGGTGCGGCCGAAGCAGGCCGCACTGACGCCGCCGAGCTCGGGGTCGGAGGCGATGACGTTCCGGGCCCGCTCGAGGAACTTCGGGTGGAGCTCGGTGTCGGCATCCATCACCAGGACGTGCCGGATGGCACCGGTGAGCCGTCCGCCGACCGCCTCGCGCAACCAGTTGAGGCCGTGGTTGAGGGCGCCGGCCTTCTTGTGCGGGTTGTTGTCCAGGTTGAGCACCACGGTCGGCGGCGCGTTCTCGCTGTCGGCGAACTCCTGGGCGAACTCCCGGGTTCGGTCGGTGGAGTTGTTGACCACCACGATGATGAGGTCCGGGCGCCGGGTCTGCCGGGCGAGGGAGTCCAGCGAGGTGAAGACGCCCACCTCCTCGTTCCGGGCCGGGACCAGGATCACGGTGTCGTAGCGCGCGGCCTCACCGGCCGAAGGCGGAGCCACCCGGCCACGGCGGTGTCTGCTGCGTGCGGCACGCGACTCGTCGGCCTGCGCACTGGGCGCGGCGGTGCCTGACAAGGGCCCTCTCCCCCAACTCCGGCGGGCCGTCAGACCGCCGTCCACAATGTGGAACTCCTGTGATGGTGGGCAGAGAATACCCAATCAAAACGTCACGCGATCACCCCGTGGCGGAACGTGGAAATCCCTCCACACTCAGCGCTACCACGCCGATTCGGAACGTGCACGAGTTCGCCGGAGTTTCTGTGCGAAGAACACCAAACCCGACACATCGCACCGCCCTTCAAGCCCCTGACGTGGCAGGGAACACATCCGGCCGCCGTTTCCGGGATCGGATCACACGCATGCGAATCGCCCTGAAACGACTGATTCGGACATTCGGCGCAAGCATCCTCCCTTTCACCGGGGCTTCCGAAACGCGGATTCGGCGGGGCTAGGATGTACGCCGAATGTGAATCATTGGTAGATCCGATGCGAAGTGCGTGCACCTGACACCCTCTGCATCCACCCAGAGGAGCAGTCATGAGCCGTTCCCATCCCGCCCGGCGCCACCGCCGCGCCGTGCTCGGACTCGCCGCCCCGCTCGCCGTCCTCGCGGCCACCACCACGGCCTGCTCCTCGACTGACGCACCGGCGGCCGGCAACGCGAAGGGCGAGACGGCCGCGGCCGCCACCGGCCGGCAGAACACGGCCACCCCCTCCGCCCCGGCCGGTCCGCCCGGAGTGCTGTTCGACGGCTTCCGCTACACCGGCCCCGAGGACCCGAACCTCACGGCCCACGGCTGGGAGGTCCGCACCGACGGCGGCGGCCCCGGCGTGAAGGACACCTGGACCAAGAGCGGGGTCTCCTTTCCCAGTGGCGGCGACGCCCAGGGCGGACAGGCGATGCAGCTGCAGCTCACCACCGACGGCACCTCGAAGAACACCAAACAGGTCGAGATGGGGCGCAGCGAGGGCGAGTTCCTCAACGGCACCGTCGCGGCCCGGGTCTGGTTCAGCGACAAGCCCGCCACCGGCCACAACGGCGACCACATCAACGAGTGCTTCTACACGATCTCGCCCTCGCACACGTCGACGAAGTACAGCGAGCTCGACTACGAGTACATGCCCAACGGCGGCTGGGGCTCGGCCGGTCCGCGACTGGACACCACCAGCTGGCGCAGCTCGACCCCGGGCGACCGGGACACCACCGGCACCAAGAAGAGCCTGACGGGCTGGCACACCCTGATGATCACCGCCGACAACAAGGCGGTGACCTACTCGGTGGACGGGAAGGCCGTCTTCACCAGCGACAGCCGCTCCTACCCCCGCGAGAAACTGAGCATCCGCTTCAGCAGCTGGCTGATCGACCTGCCGACCACCGTCACCGGCCCGCGCACCTGGGACATGAAGGTCAACTGGGTGTACTACCAGGCCGACAAGAACGTCCCCCAGGCCGAGGTGGAGAAGGCCGTCGCCGGGTTCTACTCCGCGGGCACGCCGTTCCTGAACACCGTCGGGAAGTCCTGACCCGGCGCCGTCAGCCGTACCCCGCGCCCGG from Kitasatospora cathayae includes:
- a CDS encoding glycoside hydrolase family 16 protein, yielding MSRSHPARRHRRAVLGLAAPLAVLAATTTACSSTDAPAAGNAKGETAAAATGRQNTATPSAPAGPPGVLFDGFRYTGPEDPNLTAHGWEVRTDGGGPGVKDTWTKSGVSFPSGGDAQGGQAMQLQLTTDGTSKNTKQVEMGRSEGEFLNGTVAARVWFSDKPATGHNGDHINECFYTISPSHTSTKYSELDYEYMPNGGWGSAGPRLDTTSWRSSTPGDRDTTGTKKSLTGWHTLMITADNKAVTYSVDGKAVFTSDSRSYPREKLSIRFSSWLIDLPTTVTGPRTWDMKVNWVYYQADKNVPQAEVEKAVAGFYSAGTPFLNTVGKS
- a CDS encoding glycosyltransferase family 2 protein, coding for MAPPSAGEAARYDTVILVPARNEEVGVFTSLDSLARQTRRPDLIIVVVNNSTDRTREFAQEFADSENAPPTVVLNLDNNPHKKAGALNHGLNWLREAVGGRLTGAIRHVLVMDADTELHPKFLERARNVIASDPELGGVSAACFGRTGLWSNPWQRYLLGMQIIEYGRAASARYRTDVHTMSGAGSFYRAEALQSLIDWRGEVFWEDHRNLVEDYETTLALKESGWKVTANELCIAYTDLMPTLRELIQQRERWSRGTVDTLRARGWTKFTWHSISTLILALLGSAYILGWGSRTLVTAARYGMAHAPLFWALIGFWVVYPALRVRKLGWKAMVVEAVLLPELVYTVVRTYWLVSSVVKSYMTRVSAWK
- a CDS encoding tetratricopeptide repeat protein, whose product is MVDPLSISAVSGVLGAVSSSMAGEAGKWAWEAFGGLVQRATGRQILAPAGATEREAVARLLVEGARNDPAQARALAAWMSGVPSGLPFGNSSGHPGDPGGADAVPRLLPASTRYFTDRKGPLAALDKEGGRKPDGRPRQALLHGPDGIGTSAVAIHWGSREAARFPDGQLYADLRAAGPQDAADPATVLRRFLHRLGVPAEHVPATVEDRADLFGALLATRRLLVVLDHAHSAAQLRPLLTSAAGVFTVITARRPLAGLDAVNIPVGPLADKDARRLLTEVAGKHAVTAARAALPGVLERCAGYPFALRTAAPGLAEAALAGPGAALAGPGGVGRPADPAEAAAEDRYRRLPPDAALAYRRCSLRPWPGLTARVAAAATGLAEPDAAAALTELADAGLLETAVDGRYHYRPVVRRHAEALAVREDGLAACAAAVTRTVETLLRLAVAADYTALPQRWHLGPLYAVLGPNGHPDEAQALAALGAELPNLVEAVRTAEEFAAPELVCQLVEALWAVQLKAGRHDELLPALRAGARAATAAGTAPRVAGRMHGQLALALVELQEYREAERHLLLAAEAEEKDGHLRGQATAVESLGLLRLRQWRYAEALDCFDGALGLLGGVGPEGDGSADLPRARALLSRHRGRALRGLGRFDQARAALEEAVAFFRGTGEGYNTARALTDLAQALIEQGHGARALPLLDEAGTLLERQGARFHLAPLAVLRSLCVNGTV